One window of the Pseudomonas sp. S04 genome contains the following:
- a CDS encoding acyl-CoA dehydrogenase encodes MNRSTAQDGRSSLEQILEDFGQRAAPLELDRQLPEIMRRCLADGQADLPLPGQGQTLQRWRTLAQVAGNDLALLKLFEGHTDAKAILAELDALHLDSPGIWGVWAAEPPTARVRIVGREHGAVQLSGTKAWCSGALQIDHALLTAWDEDDRAQLVALALSQGALRIDSDDWQARGMATTASVSVHLDGARAHCVGGSGAYVQRPGFWHGGAGIAACWYGAARTLAEVLHHACAGPRNDPHAQAHLGAVDAALASAASGLRECAAWIDAQPQADAEFTVRRTRALVEAAVAQVQWHVGRALGATPFCRDPRFARLSADLPVFIRQSHAERDLAELGRQLHGRDPRGWCL; translated from the coding sequence ATGAACAGGTCGACAGCGCAGGACGGGAGGAGTTCGCTTGAGCAGATCCTCGAGGACTTTGGCCAGCGCGCCGCGCCGCTGGAACTTGATCGCCAGTTACCCGAGATCATGCGCCGCTGCCTGGCAGACGGCCAGGCCGACCTGCCGCTGCCCGGCCAGGGCCAGACCTTGCAACGCTGGCGCACCCTGGCACAGGTAGCGGGCAATGACCTGGCGCTGCTCAAGCTGTTCGAAGGCCACACCGATGCCAAGGCGATTCTTGCCGAACTGGATGCCCTGCACCTGGACAGCCCGGGCATCTGGGGCGTCTGGGCGGCCGAGCCGCCAACGGCCAGGGTGCGAATCGTCGGTCGCGAGCACGGGGCGGTGCAATTGAGCGGGACCAAGGCCTGGTGCTCCGGAGCCCTGCAGATCGACCATGCCTTGCTCACCGCCTGGGACGAAGACGACCGTGCGCAACTGGTGGCGCTGGCACTCAGCCAAGGCGCTCTGCGCATCGACAGTGACGACTGGCAGGCCCGCGGGATGGCCACGACCGCCAGCGTCAGTGTCCACCTCGACGGCGCCCGCGCCCACTGCGTGGGGGGCAGCGGTGCGTATGTGCAGCGTCCTGGATTCTGGCATGGCGGTGCCGGCATTGCCGCCTGCTGGTACGGCGCCGCGCGGACCCTGGCCGAGGTCCTGCACCACGCCTGCGCCGGACCGCGCAACGATCCCCACGCGCAAGCACACCTGGGAGCCGTCGACGCTGCGCTCGCCAGCGCGGCGTCCGGTTTGCGCGAGTGCGCCGCGTGGATCGATGCTCAGCCCCAGGCCGATGCGGAATTTACCGTGCGTCGGACCCGCGCCCTGGTGGAAGCGGCAGTAGCCCAGGTGCAATGGCACGTCGGACGAGCACTGGGCGCCACGCCCTTTTGCCGCGATCCGCGCTTCGCCCGGTTGAGCGCTGACCTGCCGGTGTTTATCCGGCAGAGCCACGCCGAGCGCGACCTGGCTGAACTCGGCCGGCAACTGCACGGACGTGATCCGCGGGGCTGGTGCCTATGA
- a CDS encoding PIG-L deacetylase family protein: MSQDPDPLIQGAGTSLAQWQASRALQAVPSLPRELILPLGRRLVVVAPHPDDEVLMCGGLLASLASDATCMLMISVTDGEGSHPGSSLWPTERLGAERPRESARALAHLGLDAQRLDWLRLGFADSAVGESETQLVQQLCALIRPDDQVLTTWRHDGHCDHEAVGRACASACRTRQAHLLEVPVWAWHWAEPEDHRLPWLRARKLLVAPRFLVRKRRAIAAHQSQLLADPSTGQPAILPPAVLERLLQPFELVFL, encoded by the coding sequence ATGAGCCAGGACCCAGACCCACTGATTCAAGGCGCGGGTACCTCGCTGGCCCAGTGGCAGGCATCCCGCGCCTTGCAAGCCGTACCGTCATTGCCCCGCGAGCTGATCCTGCCCTTGGGCCGGCGCTTGGTGGTGGTCGCCCCGCACCCGGATGACGAGGTGCTGATGTGCGGCGGACTGTTGGCCAGCCTGGCCAGCGACGCCACCTGCATGCTGATGATTTCCGTCACCGATGGGGAAGGCAGCCACCCGGGGTCCAGCCTCTGGCCCACCGAGCGCCTCGGCGCCGAGCGGCCTCGGGAAAGTGCCCGGGCCTTGGCGCACCTGGGTCTGGATGCGCAACGACTTGACTGGTTGCGCCTGGGGTTCGCCGACTCCGCGGTAGGCGAAAGCGAAACGCAGCTGGTGCAGCAACTCTGCGCGCTGATTCGCCCGGACGACCAGGTGCTCACCACCTGGCGCCATGACGGCCACTGTGATCACGAAGCCGTGGGCCGCGCCTGTGCCAGTGCCTGCCGTACGCGCCAGGCCCATCTGCTGGAAGTGCCCGTCTGGGCCTGGCACTGGGCAGAACCGGAGGATCACCGCCTGCCGTGGTTGCGCGCCCGCAAACTGCTGGTCGCGCCGCGTTTCCTGGTGCGCAAGCGCCGGGCAATTGCTGCGCACCAGAGCCAACTGTTGGCCGACCCGAGTACCGGCCAGCCAGCCATTCTCCCCCCGGCAGTGCTGGAACGCCTGCTGCAACCCTTTGAACTGGTGTTTCTATGA